One stretch of Argiope bruennichi chromosome 3, qqArgBrue1.1, whole genome shotgun sequence DNA includes these proteins:
- the LOC129963698 gene encoding superoxide dismutase [Cu-Zn]-like translates to MKAVCVLVGEKVKGTIHFTQKDITSPVVVTGEISPLSKGLHGFHIHEFGDNTNGCISAGAHFNPFSKEHGAPEDENRHIGDLGNVEAGDDEVAKVNITDKLISLSGPLSIIGRSVVVHADPDDLGKGGHELSKTTGNAGGRLACGVIGVCK, encoded by the exons ATGAAGGCTGTCTGTGTATTAGTTGGCGAAAAAGTGAAAGGCACCATTCACTTTACTCAAAAA gATATTACAAGTCCAGTTGTAGTAACTGGAGAAATAAGTCCTCTTAGTAAAGGTCTCCATGGATTTCATATTCATGAATTTGGTGATAATACTAATG GTTGTATAAGTGCTGGTGCTCACTTTAATCCTTTTAGCAAAGAACATGGAGCTCCTGAAGATGAAAACAG gcATATTGGTGATTTGGGCAATGTTGAAGCTGGAGATGATGAAGTTGCTAAGGTCAACATCACTGATAAGTTGATTTCTCTTTCTGGACCATTATCAATCATAGGTCGATCAGTTGTT GTACATGCTGATCCTGATGATTTGGGGAAAGGGGGTCATGAATTAAGTAAAACTACTGGAAATGCTGGAGGAAGGTTGGCTTGTGGTGTGATAGGAGTTTGCAAGTAA
- the LOC129963319 gene encoding transcriptional repressor protein YY1-like isoform X3, producing the protein MSFNNGPYIFSDVPGFEASKGERLVPSCNINMNMNNLGSTDIASEVVVSDTRDVEIADILVGMPAETVNVTCEVNEEQPLISLQPLLDASSQGIILQPQEEIVGADSESEGLSAYEHIPVSTNDVILDPSSGQGNKRGRKGKKIGNKGKLTGEQLSENKRAARKWDRKQVQIKTLEGEFSVTVWASGSDDDKKGMSVEDSMTPEPDPDYTEYMTGKKALPGGIPGVDLSDPKQLAEFAKMKPRKQNDDIARTIACPHKGCNKMFRDNSAMRKHLHTHGPRVHVCAECGKAFVESSKLKRHQLVHTGEKPFQCTFEGCGKRFSLDFNLRTHVRIHTGDRPYVCPFDECNKKFAQSTNLKSHILTHAKAKFEVYN; encoded by the exons ATGAGTTTCAACAATGGTCCATACATTTTCAGCGACGTGCCTGGATTTGAAGCTTCTAAAGGCGAAC GACTAGTGCCCTcttgtaatataaatatgaacATGAATAACTTGGGATCTACTGATATCGCGTCTGAAGTTGTTGTTTCGGACACTCGTGATGTTGAAATTGCAGATATCCTTGTTGGCATGCCAGCTGAGACTGTTAACGTCACTTGTGAAGTTAATGAAGAACAACCTTTGATATCTTTACAGCCATTATTAGATGCATCAAGCCAAGGAATTATACTTCAACCTCAAGAAGAAATCGTAGGTGCTGACTCCGAGTCCGAAGGATTATCGGCATATGAACATATACCTGTTTCTACCAATGATGTTATTCTGGACCCTTCTTCTGGCCAAGGAAATAAACGTGGTAGGAAAggcaaaaaaattggaaataaaggAAAACTAACTGGCGAACAATTGTCCGAAAATAAGCGTGCAGCCCGTAAGTGGGATCGCAAACAAGTGCAAATTAAAACTTTGGAAGGTGAGTTTTCGGTTACTGTATGGGCATCTGGTAGTGATGATGACAAAAAAGGCATGTCAGTGGAGGATTCAATGACTCCTGAGCCAGATCCTGACTATACTGAATACATGACAGGAAAAAAGGCTCTTCCTGGTGGTATACCTGGTGTTGACTTAAGTGATCCAAAACAGCTGGCTGAGTTTGCTAAGATGAAACCTCGAAAACAGAATGATGACATTGCACGAACAATAGCCTGTCCTCACAAAGGCTGCAACAAAATGTTTCGTGATAACTCAGCAATGAGGAAACATCTGCATACTCATGGTCCCCGAGTTCATGTTTGTGCTGAATGTGGGAAAGCATTTGTTGAAAGCTCCAAGTTAAAAAGACATCAATTAGTTCACACAGGAGAAAAGCCTTTTCAGTGTACTTTTGAGGGTTGTGGTAAACGCTTTTCTCTCGACTTCAATTTGCGAACTCATGTGCGAATTCATACAGGAGATAGACCTTATGTTTGTCCATTTGATGagtgtaataaaaaatttgcacAGTCAACTAATCTGAAATCCCATATCCTTACCCATGCAAAGGCTAAATTTGAAGTgtataattaa
- the LOC129964083 gene encoding eukaryotic translation initiation factor 1A, X-chromosomal-like, with protein MPKNKGKGGKNRRRGKNENETEKRELVFREDGQVYAQVVKMLGNGRLEAMCFDGVKRLCHIRGKLRKKVWINQGDIILLGLRDFQDSKADVILKYNPDEARNLKAYGELPEHAKINDTVTFGEEEEDDNIIEFDEVGGEDDIENI; from the exons ATGCCGAAaaataaag gaAAGGGAGGAAAAAATAGAAGGCGTGGTAAGAATGAGAATGAGACTGAAAAACGTGAATTAGTTTTTCGAGAAGATGGACAAg TGTATGCTCAAGTGGTGAAAATGCTTGGGAATGGAAGATTGGAAGCAATGTGTTTTGATGGTGTAAAGAGACTTTGCCATATCAGGGGAAAACTCAGGAAGAAG gtTTGGATCAATCAAGGAGATATAATTCTGCTTGGCTTGAGAGATTTCCAAGACTCTAAAGCAGATGTTATTCTGAAATACAATCCCGATGAAGCTCGTAATCTAAAAGCATATGGAGAACTTCCAGAACATG CTAAGATTAATGACACTGTTACATTTGGAGAAGAGGAAGAAGATGATAACATCATTGAGTTCGATGAAGTTGGAGGTGAAGATGACATTgaaaat atttag